In Halobaculum magnesiiphilum, the following proteins share a genomic window:
- a CDS encoding 30S ribosomal protein S13: MSAEEPENAPDAEEDDEDLQYFVRIGQTDLDGTKTVERSLSDMKGIGQRTARLVAETADVDRTATFGRLDQDDIDAVVDVVQNFSEHVPEWMVNRQKDFFTGETDHIVGADVNEKRRHDINRMKMIDSYKGVRHKRGQKVRGQRTKSTGRTEGTIGVNVEEIREEQAEEEAAAEDEGE; the protein is encoded by the coding sequence ATGAGTGCAGAAGAACCAGAGAACGCGCCCGACGCGGAGGAGGACGACGAGGACCTCCAGTACTTCGTCCGCATCGGCCAGACGGACCTGGACGGGACGAAGACCGTCGAGCGCAGCCTCAGCGACATGAAAGGCATCGGCCAGCGCACGGCGCGCCTGGTGGCCGAGACGGCCGACGTGGACCGGACAGCCACGTTCGGCCGACTCGATCAGGACGACATCGACGCCGTCGTCGACGTCGTCCAGAACTTCTCGGAGCACGTGCCCGAGTGGATGGTCAACCGGCAGAAGGACTTCTTCACCGGCGAGACCGACCACATCGTGGGCGCGGACGTCAACGAGAAACGCCGCCACGACATCAACCGGATGAAGATGATCGACTCCTACAAAGGCGTCCGCCACAAGCGCGGGCAGAAGGTCCGCGGACAGCGGACCAAGTCCACGGGCCGGACCGAGGGCACCATCGGAGTCAACGTCGAGGAGATCCGCGAAGAACAGGCCGAGGAGGAAGCGGCCGCGGAGGATGAAGGCGAATGA